In Beggiatoa leptomitoformis, the genomic window TCCATCAAGGCTTTTTCTAACAGTTTCTGCTCACGTTCTATCCGTTCTAGCTCCTGCTGACGCTCACGTTCTATCCGCTGTTCTTCTCTTATTTTTTCCCTGATACGTGCTTGTTCTTGTCGTTGGGCTTCTTTTTCTAATAACCGTTCATACTCATTCTTAAGTACCAATAAATACTTATCGACATTAGCATGTCCAACAGTCACCCCATATTGATGCATTGCATTCAATTGTTTTTCTAATTTTGCTTTTTGCACAAGGTAATTATTAACTGTTAATTTATTGACTGCCTTGTTTACAACTTCCTGTATATAGGCATTCGCCAAATTTAAAAAAAACGGACGAATCTCTTGATAAGATTTTGTAAATTTATCTAATTTTGCGCGTAATTCTTCAATCTCATTTTGTTTTGAATCAGGCTGGGGAGAGGGCGGTTTATACTTATCTTTCTGACCCGAAAAATTATTGACAAAAATTAGAAGACAGCAAAATAATAAAAAACCACCGAAAAAAGCTAAAACATAATTTTTACTACCCATCCCCGATACTAAAGCCCCCAACCCAAAAAAGAGCAGACACATTGCAAGAAATGCTAATAAAATATCTTTTATAAATTGCATGTTAAGTCATTAGTGTAATGTATTTTAGAGTGAAATAAATATACAGGTTATTTTAAGAGAATACTGGATGAAAAATGAAGTAAGTTTTCATCTGGAAAAGCAAATAAAAAAAGCAGGCATTAAGCCTGCTTTTCCCGTTCACGATTTTAGGATTATTATTCCATCTGACACTCTCTTATCGCACTGGCAATCTCATTTAACCCACTGCTAATTTCACCAAGTGCCATTGCTTGCTTTTCTAAAACAGTCGGGTGCAAACTGTTCGTACCGACTTGAATTAAATGAGCCTCACGAAAGGCTTCAGTAAATGAATTAATTGCCTCTGCTAGCACTAGGTTTGTATCGCTACTATGACCGTACATTTCAGTGAATGAATTAATTGCCACTGATTGTTTAAACGCCACTACTATTTGAAGTGCCTCAAAAGTAGTGAGTGAACCGTATTTCTTTTGCAACGCTGCAACATCAAAATAAACGTCTTCAATACCCATCATTTTTACCTCAGTCACTGCAATCTGTCTTATTGCAGTGACTATTTACGTCTGTTTTATCAGACAATTGTTTAAAAAATCGCCTATTCTCGACACACTCACAATAACCCCACCCATTTAACAGGGTACATTGTTGTCCGCACCCTTGACGACGCGCAAAAGCGAGCTGTTTGTCACTCATGAATATCAGTATTTGTGTTCGTATTAACTGCTGTATCCGTTTTATTAAACGAATTAGCGTAGTCAGTTGTGGTTGTGGCATTACTGGTTATCGGGTTGTTTGACGCGATGGTCGCGTTGGTATTCGTTGTTGTGGTATTGCTGGCATTGCTTGACGACTCAGAATTAAACGAACCATCGTAAACGGTTGTCACGTCTGAGGTGACACGGCTAAATAATCGTGTAAGCGCGACATAAGGAATTGCTTGA contains:
- a CDS encoding GIY-YIG nuclease family protein, whose product is MQFIKDILLAFLAMCLLFFGLGALVSGMGSKNYVLAFFGGFLLFCCLLIFVNNFSGQKDKYKPPSPQPDSKQNEIEELRAKLDKFTKSYQEIRPFFLNLANAYIQEVVNKAVNKLTVNNYLVQKAKLEKQLNAMHQYGVTVGHANVDKYLLVLKNEYERLLEKEAQRQEQARIREKIREEQRIERERQQELERIEREQKLLEKALMEARLSHSADVARLEQQLMELEAKSQRAQSMAELTKAGYVYIISNVGSFGEGVYKVGMTRRLEPMDRVKELSSASVPFSFDVHAMISSENAPALEHALHKALNHCRVNKVNVRKEFFRVPLETILNAVEQHHGKIEYVATAEALEFYQSADVKNEDMDYVYSKTEHEVSEDE